The Deinococcus sp. Leaf326 genomic sequence CCGACTTTTCCGGGCTGCTGCCAGCCGAGTATCATTGGCGCTGCTGTGTTTCACGACCCAGTTCGGCATGGAGTGGGGTGGGTCCACAGCGCTGTGGGCACGGGGGTGTCTGATGTTGTCATGAACGGCACGGACCAACGAAGCGTAACGGGAAGCGAGAGGTGGTGCGGCTTCCTGCGGAGCAGGAAGCGAGATAAGGGCGAAGAAAGGTCAAGACCTCGTCTGATGAGCACCAGTCAGCTGAGCACATTGCTGTGCTTGCACCTCTGGCCTCTTGACCCGGTGGTCTACCGGGAGACTTACCCTCTGAGAGGTGGNTCAAGACCTCGTCTGATGAGCACCAGTCAGCTGAGCACATTGCTGTGCTTGCACCTCTGGCCTCTTGACCCGGTGGTCTACCGGGAGACTTACCCTCTGAGAGGTGGGAATACTCATCTTGGGGCTGGCTTCCCGCTTAGATGCTTTCAGCGGTTATCCGTTCCAGACATAGCTACCCTGCATGTGCCGTTGGTACGACAGCAGGGAGACCAGCGGTCTGTTCACTCCGGTCCTCTCGTACTAGGAGCAACTCCCCTCAATATTCCTGCGCCCGTAGCGGATAGAGACCGAACTGTCTCACGACGTTCTGAACCCAGCTCGCGTGCCGCTTTAATGGGCGAACAGCCCAACCCTTGGGACCTTCTTCAGCCCCAGGATGCGACGAGCCGACATCGAGGTGCCAAACCTCCCCGCCGATATGGACTCTCGGGGGAGATCAGCCTGTTATCCCCGGGGTAACTTTTATCCGTTGATCGATGGCCCTTCCACACGGTACCACCGGTTCACTAAGCCCGAGTTTCCTCCCTGCTCGACCTGTCTGTCTCGCAGTCAAGCCACCTTATACCTTTGCGCTCTGCAGACGATTTCCAACCGTCTTGAGGTGACCTTTGGGCGCCTCCGTTACATTTTGGGAGGCGACCGCCCCAGTCAAACTACCCGCCAAGCACTGTTCCTGAAGTTGATTCTTCGGGTTAGACAGCCAAACTTCTCAGGGTGGTATTTCACCGTTGCCTCCACCGAACCCAAGAGTCCAGTTTCACAGGCTCCCACCTATCCTACGCAGAGAAGTCCGGATATCAATGCCAGACTATAGTAAAGCTCCACGGGGTCTTTTCGTCCTGCTACGGGTAGGCCGCATCTTTACAGCCAATTCAATTTCACCGAGTCCCTCGTTGAGACAGCGCCCAGATCGTTACGCCTTTCGTGCAGGTCGGAACTTACCCGACAAGGAATTTCGCTACCTTAGGACCGTTATAGTTACGGCCGCCGTTCACCGGGGCTTCATTTCGCAGCTTGCACCGCTCCACTTGACCTTCCGGCACCGGGCAGGCGTCACACCCTATACGTCCACTTTTCGTGTTGGCAGAGTGCTGTGATTTTGGTAAACAGTCGCCTGGGCCTATTCACTGCGCCCGACCGCTCGCGCGGTCGGGACCCCTTCTTCCGAAGTTACGGGGTGAGATTGCAAAGTTCCTTAACGAGGGTTCTCTCGCGCGCCTTAGTGCATTGACACTCGGACACCTGTGTCGGTTTGCGGTACGGGCAACCATGTTTCAACGTTTAGAAGCTTTTCTTGGCACCGTCGCGTTTCCCACTTCGCTTCCGAGGAAGCTCCCGATATGCCTTAGTCGTGTACCAGGTAGATTTTCTGACCCTGGAGACCTGAACATACCAACCGGCATAGCCATAGCTCGGCTTGGAATAGCGTAATGCGTCCCTCCATCACTCCACATGGTCGGTGCAGGAATCTTGACCTGCTGTCCATCGGCTGCGCCTTTCAGCCTCACCTTAGGTCCCGACTTTCCCTGGGCGGACGACCCTTCCCCAGGAACCCTTGTCCTTACGGCGAACAGGATTCTCACCTGTTTTATCGTTACTCATGCCGGCATCCGCACTTCAGTCGGCTCCACTGCGCCTTCCGGTACAGCTTCTCCGCGGACTGAACGCTCCCCTACCAGAGGCCTTGCGAAGCAAGGCCAATCCGCAGCTTCGGTATAATGCTTGAGCCCCGATCATTTTCGGCGCATCGTCACTCGACCAGTGAGCTATTACGCACTCTTTGAAGGGTGGCTGCTTCTAAGCCAACCTCCTGGCTGTCACTGCGACGACACATCCTTAACCACTGAGCATTAATTTAGGGACCTTAGCTGGCGGTCTGGGTTGTTTCCCTCTCGGCTACGGAAGTTAGCTCTCGCAGCCTCACTCCCCCACTTGGACGCACGCCCCTTCGGAGTTTGATAAGGGTTGGTAGGCTGGTAGGCCCCCGAGCCTTGTCAGTGCTCTACAGGACGTGGTGAACGTGGGAGGCTGTACCTCAATACATTTCGGGGAGAACTAGCTATCTCCAGGTTCGGTTAGCTTTTCACTCCTACACACAACTCATCCGAGACTGTTTCAGCAGGCACCGGTTCGGTCCTCCACCCCCTGTCACGGGGGTTTCAACCTGGTCATGCGTAGCTCACCTGGTTTCGAGTCTAGCCCATGCAACTATGGTCGCCCTATTCGGACTCGCTTTCGCTCCGCCTCCGTCTACCGACTTAAGCTTGCTGCATAGGACTAAGTCGCCGGCTCATGCTTCAATAGGCACGCCACTACACACATCTGGTGCAGTAACTGCTTGTAAGTCCACGGTTTCAGGTTCTCTTTCACTCCCCTTCCGGGGTTCTTTTCACCGTTCCCTCACGGTACTATTCGCTATCGGTCACTGGGAGTATGTAGCCTTACGCGGTGGTCCGCGTGGATTCAGTCATCGTTTCACGAACAACGACCTACTCAGGAGCCAGTACAGTCACGCCGCCGTATCCATACGGGGCTGTCACCCGCTGTGGCGTTGCTTTCCAGCAACTTGTGGTGGGGGGCGTGAATCTTAAAAACTGGTCCTACAACCCCGAGGTGCATGCACCTCGGTTTGGGCTGATCCGCGTTCGCTCGCCGCTACTGACGGAATCGAATTCTCTTTCTGTTCCTCTGGGTACTGAGATGTTTCAGTTCCCCAGGTTCCCTCGCCTTGCGGCGTACCTGTAAACAGGTGGGTTTCCCCATTCGGACATCCCTGAGTCAACGCGTATCTCCGGCTCGTCAGGGCTTTTCGCAGGTAATCGCGTCCTTCATCGGCTCCAGTGCCAGGGCATCCACCGTGGACCCTTCGTATCTTGACCTTCCACACCGTCCTTCATCGGCTCCAGTGCCAGGGCATCCACCGTGGACCCTTCGTATCTTGACCTTCCACACATCGCGCTGGCGATGTGCTTGCTACGCTCAGCCACCCGCAGGTGTACTGAGACGTGATATTTGCGTCATCTCTCGCTTGTTACGCTTCGTTTGTCATGCACCGCGCCTCAACCGAGGCTCAGAAAAGATACAGGCCAATTCGAAATCTGTCAACCCTTGCCCAAGCTCGTCTCATAGCAAGCAGAAGAGCGGGCCTTTCCGGCCCGCCCAGACACTGAACTTTGGGGGGCTGCTAGGGGCCCTCGCTGTAGACCCGGCTGGGGTAGTAGTACTTTTCCAACGTCAGCTTGATGAGTGCCACCGCTGGAACGGCGAGCAGGGCGCCGGCGAAACCCAGAAGACCCGCACCGATCAGGATGGCCAGCAGCACAGTGACCGGATGGAGATCGGTGGTGCGGCTGAGGATGTACGGACTGAGAAAATTGCCCTCGATCTGGTTGGCAGCCACGAAGACCACCACGACGAGCAGCATCTTGACCCAGCCGTCGGGGAGCGCCAGCAGCAGCGCAGGCGTGGCGCCGATGATCGGTCCCAGATAGGGAACGATATTGAACACCCCGGCCAGAAAGCCGATGGCCGCCGCGCTGGGAATCCCCAGCAAGGTCAGGCCCAGCCAGACGAAGATGCCGATGAATGCCGCGATGATGAGCTGTCCCCGCACGTAGCCGCCCACCGCCGTACCGACTAGGCCGGAGAACTCCAGCACCCGCGGCTGCCAGGGCCGGGGGAAAGCGCGCAGCAGCGAAGTGTTGATCCGGCCGTAGTCGAGCATGATGTAGATGCTGAGCAGCAGGATGAGCAGAATCTGACCGATGATGCCGCCGATGGACACGAGGCTGTTGAACAGCGTTCCGGTAGAGTTCAGGGCATTCTGCAGGATCGGAACGATGTTCTGGCCGATGTTCTGCACCCACTCCTGGGCGGCGTCGGTGAGGCGGGTCTGGGCATTGTCCAGGCCAGGCACGCCCCGCGCCGAAAGCCAGCCGGTCATGCGGTCAAGGAGCTCGCTGAGGTTGTTGATCTGCGCCGGAAGCTGCTGAAAGAGCTGAATGAACTGCCCAGCCACCGTGACGACCAGTCCACCGGCCAGAGTGAGCAGACCCGCGAAGATCAGGAGGACGAAGGTGACCCCCAGCCCGCGCTTGACCCGGCCGCGCTGAAGCCAGTTGAGGAGAGGGTTGGCGAGGTAGGCGATGAGGAAGGCGACCGCGAAATCCACCAGCGTGCTCGTGATGTTGCCGATGAAGCGGTACACCATGTAGAAGACGAGGAGGAAGACCGCCAGGCGGACCCAGGGGCTGCGCCACGCATACGCGAAAGCGTTTGGTCCGGAGGGAGTGGGCATCATGATGCGCTCACTTTAAATCAAGGCCCCGCCGGGGACAGACTCGCTGTGTGCGCCGGCGGGGCGAGATGAAGCCGAGTTAATTTCCCAGGTCCGGATCAGGTTAGGCCGCTACCCGTCATAGGGTTTGCCTAGGGCCTTGGGCGCGGCGCTGCGGCCCGTGAAGATGAGAACGAGGATGGTGATGACGTAGGGCAGCGCCGTCACGAGGCTCGACGGCAAGATGTTGCTGCCGTCGAGCGTGAGGCTCAGCGCCTGAAGGAAGCCGAAGAGTACCGTGGCCCCCAGCACCCCCAGCGGCTTCCACTGCCCGAAGATGAGGGCAGCGAGCGCGATGAAGCCCAGGCCGGCGCTCATGTTGCGGGTATAGCCGCTGAGGTTGCCAATGCTGAGGAACACGCCGGCCGACCCCGCGAGGACCCCTGAAAGGATGACGGCGGTGTAGCGCATCCGCTGCACGCTGACGCCCATGCTGGCGGCCGCGCCGGGCTGCTCGCCGGTCGCGCGCAGGCGCAGGCCGTAGGGCGTGCGGTACAGCACGTACCACGCCAGGGCCACAGCCAGCAGCGAGAAGTACACAGGCGGCGAGAACTTCAGGTCGCCGATGCCCCACAGCGGCAGGGGGTAATCCACCTTGGGGCTGTCGGTGCTGTTGCCATACAGGGCCGAGAGCACCACCGAGGGCACGCCGGTCGCCAGCAGGTTGATGGCCGTGCCGGAGATGACCTGATCGGCACGGTACTTGATGCTCAGGACCGCGTGAATCCAGGCGATGAGGCCGCCGACCGCTGCGCCTGCCACCCAGCCCACCCAGGGCGAGAGCGCGCCCAGGCTGCCCTGGGTCGAGAGGGTCACGACCGCGCCGGTGAGGGCGCCGAAGATGATCAGGCCTTCGAGCGCCACGTTGACCACGCCGCTACGCTCGCTGAACAGACCCCCCAGGCCGGTCAGGAGCAGGGGCACGAGGCTACGGACGAAGGTCACGAAGAACGTGACGGTCAGGATCTGGGCGAGGACGCCGTCCATTTACTTGCCCCCTTCGCGGGTGTTGTCGAGAGTGCTCTGGCCGACGTTGGGCAGCGGCGTCTGGGCTTCGGTCACGGCGGAGGACGGCCCCACGCGGCCCCCTTCGGCAGTGCCGGCACGGTCGGCCGCCTTGACGAGCTGGGGCGGCGGCGGATCGGTCACGCGGCGGCTGAGGAAGCCACCGGCTGCGATGAACAGCACGATGAGGGCCTTAAGGACGGTCACGATGTCCCGGTTGATCGCGTCGAGCTTGAGATCGGCGTCGATACCGCCCGTGTCGATGGTCCCGAACAGCACGCTGGCCGCCACGACCCCGACCGGGGTGCTCTGGCCCATCAGGGCGACCGCGATGCCGTCGAAGCCCACGTTGACCGGCATGTTGCCCTTGAGGCGGTAGGCGTCGAGCGCCCCGCCCTGCACGTAGTGGGTGCCGGCCAGGCCGGCGAACATACCCGCGATGGTCATGGCGAGGATGGTGCCGCGCGCCACGCTGATGCCGCCGTATTCGGCCGCCTTGGGCGAGAGGCCCACCGCGCGCAGGGCGTAGCCGGTCGCCGTGCGCCACATCAGGGTGCCGAACAGCGCCACGCAAACCAGCGCGATGAG encodes the following:
- a CDS encoding AI-2E family transporter — encoded protein: MPTPSGPNAFAYAWRSPWVRLAVFLLVFYMVYRFIGNITSTLVDFAVAFLIAYLANPLLNWLQRGRVKRGLGVTFVLLIFAGLLTLAGGLVVTVAGQFIQLFQQLPAQINNLSELLDRMTGWLSARGVPGLDNAQTRLTDAAQEWVQNIGQNIVPILQNALNSTGTLFNSLVSIGGIIGQILLILLLSIYIMLDYGRINTSLLRAFPRPWQPRVLEFSGLVGTAVGGYVRGQLIIAAFIGIFVWLGLTLLGIPSAAAIGFLAGVFNIVPYLGPIIGATPALLLALPDGWVKMLLVVVVFVAANQIEGNFLSPYILSRTTDLHPVTVLLAILIGAGLLGFAGALLAVPAVALIKLTLEKYYYPSRVYSEGP
- a CDS encoding ABC transporter permease — its product is MDGVLAQILTVTFFVTFVRSLVPLLLTGLGGLFSERSGVVNVALEGLIIFGALTGAVVTLSTQGSLGALSPWVGWVAGAAVGGLIAWIHAVLSIKYRADQVISGTAINLLATGVPSVVLSALYGNSTDSPKVDYPLPLWGIGDLKFSPPVYFSLLAVALAWYVLYRTPYGLRLRATGEQPGAAASMGVSVQRMRYTAVILSGVLAGSAGVFLSIGNLSGYTRNMSAGLGFIALAALIFGQWKPLGVLGATVLFGFLQALSLTLDGSNILPSSLVTALPYVITILVLIFTGRSAAPKALGKPYDG